The genome window GACAGGCATGGGAGGAGGTGGCACGGAGTGTTAATGCACTGGGGGAGGGAGAGCTTCGCACTGCTGCCGAGGTGTGTTTATTTATATGTTCAAATCatacttttatatatatatatatatatatttttttttttttactcataaCACCTCAGACACTTTCCCCCCTGATCTCCTGTGCAGGTGAAGCGTCGTTACCTGGACTGGCGTGCACTCATTAAGAGAAAACAGCTCCGGGCTgagctctccctctcctccgcCTCATCCTCATCTGTGCCCCTGAAGACTGAGTACGATCAGTCCTCCCCTGAGCATGAGGCAGCTTCTCTGGGATCGGGATGTGACCAGCTGCTTGACCTTTCGGGGCTCTCGAAGGATTGCCACTGCGACTGGCCGGAGCTGACGGGTCTTGGTGAGCCGAGTGGGCAGGCCATGATGGCTCCGCTGGGTGTGAAGATGGAGGACGATGTCAGTGAATACAGAGTAAGTGACAGAAACTCTTCATCTGCATCATAGTGTCACAGTAgcgcctgtctgtgtgtgtgtgtgtgtgtgtgtgtgcgtgtgtgtgtgtacagttacCTTTGATTAGATATTCTGATTAAACCTTAGAGCCTATTAAATACATTAACATgtaaatgaggacaaaataatTTCCTGACACCTTCATGCTTTTTGATACACATTAACACTGCTCAGGTTAAGACAAGTTTATGGACATGCAAGTATTTTCTAATGTGTTAATTAGCTTAATTAATATCCTCATCAGCAGAGGTAGTTATATAACATATCACAGCAATTATACCAGCACATAATGTAGCTCAAGTGGCTCTCCTATATCCTGCCTTTTGATTGGGCTCATGTAGGTTCACACGGTAGAGATCAAATAAGATTAATAGACGTGTTATTTCATTGGGGTTTAATTTAAACTTGACATTTAAATGCTACATTTTGGTGATTGCATTAAGCTCTGCTCTCAGATAAAACTGTCATCTGTTCACAGTGTGGTTACAGCCTTCCACAATTACTTCCTAAAAATCTTCCACCCTATTTCTTAACAGGGTTATTAACCTGGGTCCAGTCTATTAAAATTCTTAATAGTATCAGCCAGACAATCTGCAGAAGTTATAAAAGtaattttgagtcacattgtttaGCTATGTAAATCACTGAGGAAACTGAGCTCTGTAAGAGCCAACCTGAGGTGCTAACACAGAAAATCTTACAGCTGTATTTAGTGATGTTAGTTTAAGAACTGTGTAAcattaagtgggatttatacttctgcatcaaaTCAATGTTGTACCTACAGTGTGTGTCAGTTTGAGGCCTATGCGTACCCTGGGCTATTGCCTATTGACCTGcatctccccagaaatgtaactacacattgcagcgacacagacctcgtgtctttttttgtaagctgaaaccatttgcctcagtggaaacaaagcttttatttattttaatttcagataaGAAGCAATAAATAGTGAAGACAatgaagcctccacaaaatagcattttaagtcttgtgtgtgatttatcctggcttcatatgggtagaggaaatctccactcattgctaggctaatttatacattgTAAAATGCCAtcggcttgtgctaataacattagcattttgtatttgtgggaaaaatgtgtccagcagaacacaagtgtgtgtgtcgcTTTTCCCATATTTAACGTGCATTTTGAATCAACTTAACTTGACAGCACTTCAAAGAAACCctgctgccaactagtgttctggaggtgtaactgcagagtgacacagacacaccacggcacaggtataaatgctcacaacagcataggCCATGTGCATAGGCTACGGTGTagactctgcatagagctgacgcacaagtataaatcccactttactTGTCtagacaaagaaaatcaaaGCTGCAGACGCCTAGATATCCTGACTTTTTGTCTCTATGGGTCAAGCTCCAAAAAcgctggatcctacatttcccataatgcagctTGATTGCACCTTTCATCTTCTTTCACCAGGGCTATTTTCTCAGACTTTGGAGAGCCAGAGCTTCATTATACAGCTGTTCACAGGCTGAGTAGCAGCACTTCTCATGATGAGCAAACTTTctgtgtaaaatcagtggagtGCTCCTTTAATTATGTCACACTCTCCCTCTAGCtggatggtgatggtgataTAGGAGACGGAGAAATAGATGAAGATGATATCCCCTCCCTCCTCAGTGACATTGAGTCACGCGGTGAGGGGCACGTTGGTGATGTTTACTCCCACAATGACTTGGACATGCTCAGCTCCTCCAAGGCCCCAACCTCCACCACCAACAGAGACCTGCCCCTCGCTGGTGGCATGATGGGGATGCCTGCCCATGCTCTGGGTGCTCTGAACAATCATGACAACATGGGCACGGGTTTTCTGGTTGTTGTTGAGAAACAGCGATTagagctggaaaaacagcgccTGGCTGTGGAAACCGAACGCCTGGCAGTGGAGAAAGAGCGGCTGGTGGTGGAGAAGGAGCGACTTCGTCAGATggaggtggagagggagagactgcagctggagagagagaggttacaggtggagagggagaggctGAGGCTTCTGCTCCTCAGTCATTCAGAGCATTCTGACTCCTCCTTAAACctaccaccacaacaaggcccGCCCTCGTCCTCCACGCCTTCTTTATCCTCCACCCAGGAtgggcagagggagagagagaaagaaagtcaAGGCTGGATGCCAGTAGTGAatctggagacagagaggctAAAACTGGAGAAGGAGAGACTGCAGCTGGAGAAAGAGAGGCTGCAGTTCTTCAAATTTGAGGCTGGCAGACTGCAGATTGAGAGAGAACGCCTCCAAGTGGAGAAGGAGAGAATGCAGCTGCACAAAGATCATTAGAGCCGCTGagatgagggagagagagagataaataCATTAGATTTTCACCAGCTTCAGGGGTGCTTTTAATACTGAAAACAACCCAGAATGTGAGGATTTCCATCAGCAGCTGCTCCCTTATCAAGCTCCCCACACACATATCCTTAAGGAAGACGTGAGGCCATTAAAATGATCATTCCTGACTGGAACTCGGCCAAGGAGAAGACTGAGATGAAGGGCTGGCATATTTACGACCACCATGATAAAGCTGTGCCTTACGATGTCTTCATAAAATGGGTGACAGGACGGGGAAGATGCCATGATGATAAAATGTAGAATTTGTTGGGCACATGCAGCCGGTTAGCCCTGAACATGATTTATAAAATGTTCAGCGCCTCATCtaaatacagtaacatacaaaatgtgctgtacaaaaaaattaaatgctgGGATATCAATGCAACACATGCATACAAGTGTAGCAATGTTTTTATGATGTATAGACTGAATCACAGTGACACTgggctaacaacaacaatcacttccagGTAGACAAATGGCCATTGATTTCAATTGTGGAGATATGGACAATTGGcagacttgtttatttctgtcatCATTTTCAGCCGTGACTGAAAAGTATATAGCtaaactaaaaaaatcaatatcagtgtaaGTGAACATGATATTTGGATTATTTGTTCTCCACTTCTCCATATCAGCCCGATTTCGCAGTGTCTTACGTTGTTGGCTTGGATCGTGAACAACAGTGAGTGTCATGTGCGATAATCCATCGTTTTatctcatgtagtgtgtcaaAGTAGACGACAACCGGGATGCTGGGATGCCTCATGACATTCCGACAGAAAGTCTAGcgtgtttgattttcttttcgttcacgacttctcccgtcacagctgtcactttgaccaatagaaacacagagcaatCTGCTGCCATGATTGTATGTCTACAACAcaccagcttttttttttttaagatattttatgataggacagataaataaaagatagataattgataggacagcttaagcgtgaaggggggagaaagagagggaaggacatgcagcaaagggccacaggctggagtcgaacccgggc of Epinephelus lanceolatus isolate andai-2023 chromosome 4, ASM4190304v1, whole genome shotgun sequence contains these proteins:
- the msantd4 gene encoding uncharacterized protein msantd4, producing ISLFIPVSIVIPLIFSIAPSIPTPPLSPPKFSLLVSVSLSVSLGFLSPLLLAVKLDFLQVKHLKRKRKSNYSVRETQTLIREIHKRTDVLFSRQQNTAINELKRQAWEEVARSVNALGEGELRTAAEVKRRYLDWRALIKRKQLRAELSLSSASSSSVPLKTEYDQSSPEHEAASLGSGCDQLLDLSGLSKDCHCDWPELTGLGEPSGQAMMAPLGVKMEDDVSEYRLDGDGDIGDGEIDEDDIPSLLSDIESRGEGHVGDVYSHNDLDMLSSSKAPTSTTNRDLPLAGGMMGMPAHALGALNNHDNMGTGFLVVVEKQRLELEKQRLAVETERLAVEKERLVVEKERLRQMEVERERLQLERERLQVERERLRLLLLSHSEHSDSSLNLPPQQGPPSSSTPSLSSTQDGQREREKESQGWMPVVNLETERLKLEKERLQLEKERLQFFKFEAGRLQIERERLQVEKERMQLHKDH